A single window of Gambusia affinis linkage group LG18, SWU_Gaff_1.0, whole genome shotgun sequence DNA harbors:
- the tkfc gene encoding triokinase/FMN cyclase isoform X2 — MEKKLINSVDCCVDEALCGLVRASGGLALLKGHRVVLRSDLDSLKGKVGLLSGGGSGHEPAHGGYIGAGMLSAAVAGGVFASPPPASILAAILTLHQAGASGVLLIVKNYTGDRLNFGLAAEQARNQGVAVDMVIVAEDCAFDQPSKAGRRGLCGTVFIHKLAGALAEEGCSLDQIVSKMKEVLKGIGTLGVSLSPCSVPGCLPSFDLPPGAMELGLGIHGEPGIKRSKVASADEVVKTMIDHMTNPDSQSHLPLKSGDSVVLCVNNLGALSCLEMAIVTRAAITCLESRGVVVARVMSGPFMTSLEMAGVSLTLMKANPETLRLFDTKTSAPAWPNLSTAAVSGRNYITEGPVMITRPQEVKHSKGPLSPVMHKVLNKICSTLLEKQEELNSLDRASGDGDCGNTHAQAAKAVQEWLQDHVVPGCPGQLLSVLAGLVEEKMGGSSGALYSLFLTAAAGHVTEEKTNGAAWAAAVHAGTQAMRRYGGADPGDRTMLDALCPAADELMKLTAAPPAGQMAVLHAAVEKAAAGAEATRDLTARAGRASYIAAERVTLPDPGAVAVAAMLRAVVETLAEQ, encoded by the exons atggag AAGAAGTTGATCAACTCGGTGGATTGCTGTGTCGATGAGGCTCTGTGCGGCCTGGTCAGGGCCTCTGGGGGCCTCGCTCTGCTCAAGGGCCACAGAGTCGTGCTTCGCTCTGACCTGGACAGTCTGAAAGGCAAAGTGGGCCTGCTGTCTGGAGGAGGTTCAGGACATGAGCCGGCACATGGGG GTTATATTGGTGCTGGCATGCTGTCTGCAGCCGTGGCAGGAGGAGTGTTTGCCTCTCCGCCTCCTGCCAGCATCCTGGCTGCCATTCTCACCTTACACCAAGCAG GAGCTTCTGGGGTTCTTCTCATAGTGAAGAACTACACTGGGGACCGGCTGAACTTTGGCCTTGCTGCAGAGCAGGCCCGTAACCAGGGGGTGGCTGTTGACATGGTGATTGTTGCCGAGGACTGCGCCTTCGACCAGCCCAGTAAAGCCGGCAGGAGAGGCCTGTGTGGCACCGTCTTCATACACAAG CTGGCGGGGGCGTTGGCAGAAGAAGGCTGTTCGTTGGACCAGATTGTTTCCAAGATGAAAGAAGTTTTGAAAGGGATTG GCACATTGGGAGTGAGTCTTTCTCCATGCAGCGTTCCAGGATGTCTTCCCTCTTTCGACCTGCCGCCAGGAGCCATGGAGCTGGGACTGG GAATCCATGGAGAGCCTGGAATtaaaaggtcaaag GTGGCGTCTGCAGATGAGGTGGTGAAAACCATGATTGATCACATGACCAACCCAGACAGCCAATCACATCTGCCTTTGAAATCAG GTGACAGTGTCGTTCTGTGTGTGAACAACCTTGGAGCTTTGTCCTGCCTGGAGATGGCTATTGTTACCCGAGCGGCCATCACCTGCCTCG AGAGCCGTGGGGTGGTGGTTGCCAGGGTGATGTCGGGGCCGTTCATGACATCACTGGAGATGGCGGGAGTGTCTCTGACCCTGATGAAAGCCAACCCGGAAACACTGAGGCTGTTTG ATACTAAGACCAGCGCCCCCGCCTGGCCAAACCTCAGCACTGCTGCTGTGAGCGGACGCAACTACATCACAGAAGGTCCTGTTATGATCACACGGCCACAGGAAGTCAAACACTCCAAAG GGCCTCTGAGCCCTGTTATGCACAAAGTTTTAAACAAGATTTGTTCCACCTTGCTGGAAAAGCAGGAGGAACTAAACTCTCTGGACCGGGCTTCCGGGGACGGAGATTGTGGCAACACTCACGCTCAGGCCGCTAAAG CCGTTCAGGAGTGGCTCCAGGATCATGTGGTTCCTGGTTGCCCAGGGCAACTGCTTTCCGTCCTCGCTGGATTGGTGGAGGAGAAAATGGGCGGATCCTCAGGAGCG ttgTACAGTCTGTTTCTCACCGCCGCAGCTGGTCATGTGACCGAGGAGAAGACCAACGGCGCCGCCTGGGCTGCTGCAGTGCATGCTGGGACGCAAGCCATGAGAAG ATACGGAGGTGCTGACCCTGGAGACAGAACGATG CTGGATGCTTTGTGTCCGGCTGCCGATGAGCTCATGAAGCTAACTGCAGCACCACCTGCTGGACAGATGGCTGTGCTACATGCAGCTGTGGAG
- the tkfc gene encoding triokinase/FMN cyclase isoform X1 has translation MEKLINSVDCCVDEALCGLVRASGGLALLKGHRVVLRSDLDSLKGKVGLLSGGGSGHEPAHGGYIGAGMLSAAVAGGVFASPPPASILAAILTLHQAGASGVLLIVKNYTGDRLNFGLAAEQARNQGVAVDMVIVAEDCAFDQPSKAGRRGLCGTVFIHKLAGALAEEGCSLDQIVSKMKEVLKGIGTLGVSLSPCSVPGCLPSFDLPPGAMELGLGIHGEPGIKRSKVASADEVVKTMIDHMTNPDSQSHLPLKSGDSVVLCVNNLGALSCLEMAIVTRAAITCLESRGVVVARVMSGPFMTSLEMAGVSLTLMKANPETLRLFDTKTSAPAWPNLSTAAVSGRNYITEGPVMITRPQEVKHSKGPLSPVMHKVLNKICSTLLEKQEELNSLDRASGDGDCGNTHAQAAKAVQEWLQDHVVPGCPGQLLSVLAGLVEEKMGGSSGALYSLFLTAAAGHVTEEKTNGAAWAAAVHAGTQAMRRYGGADPGDRTMLDALCPAADELMKLTAAPPAGQMAVLHAAVEKAAAGAEATRDLTARAGRASYIAAERVTLPDPGAVAVAAMLRAVVETLAEQ, from the exons atggag AAGTTGATCAACTCGGTGGATTGCTGTGTCGATGAGGCTCTGTGCGGCCTGGTCAGGGCCTCTGGGGGCCTCGCTCTGCTCAAGGGCCACAGAGTCGTGCTTCGCTCTGACCTGGACAGTCTGAAAGGCAAAGTGGGCCTGCTGTCTGGAGGAGGTTCAGGACATGAGCCGGCACATGGGG GTTATATTGGTGCTGGCATGCTGTCTGCAGCCGTGGCAGGAGGAGTGTTTGCCTCTCCGCCTCCTGCCAGCATCCTGGCTGCCATTCTCACCTTACACCAAGCAG GAGCTTCTGGGGTTCTTCTCATAGTGAAGAACTACACTGGGGACCGGCTGAACTTTGGCCTTGCTGCAGAGCAGGCCCGTAACCAGGGGGTGGCTGTTGACATGGTGATTGTTGCCGAGGACTGCGCCTTCGACCAGCCCAGTAAAGCCGGCAGGAGAGGCCTGTGTGGCACCGTCTTCATACACAAG CTGGCGGGGGCGTTGGCAGAAGAAGGCTGTTCGTTGGACCAGATTGTTTCCAAGATGAAAGAAGTTTTGAAAGGGATTG GCACATTGGGAGTGAGTCTTTCTCCATGCAGCGTTCCAGGATGTCTTCCCTCTTTCGACCTGCCGCCAGGAGCCATGGAGCTGGGACTGG GAATCCATGGAGAGCCTGGAATtaaaaggtcaaag GTGGCGTCTGCAGATGAGGTGGTGAAAACCATGATTGATCACATGACCAACCCAGACAGCCAATCACATCTGCCTTTGAAATCAG GTGACAGTGTCGTTCTGTGTGTGAACAACCTTGGAGCTTTGTCCTGCCTGGAGATGGCTATTGTTACCCGAGCGGCCATCACCTGCCTCG AGAGCCGTGGGGTGGTGGTTGCCAGGGTGATGTCGGGGCCGTTCATGACATCACTGGAGATGGCGGGAGTGTCTCTGACCCTGATGAAAGCCAACCCGGAAACACTGAGGCTGTTTG ATACTAAGACCAGCGCCCCCGCCTGGCCAAACCTCAGCACTGCTGCTGTGAGCGGACGCAACTACATCACAGAAGGTCCTGTTATGATCACACGGCCACAGGAAGTCAAACACTCCAAAG GGCCTCTGAGCCCTGTTATGCACAAAGTTTTAAACAAGATTTGTTCCACCTTGCTGGAAAAGCAGGAGGAACTAAACTCTCTGGACCGGGCTTCCGGGGACGGAGATTGTGGCAACACTCACGCTCAGGCCGCTAAAG CCGTTCAGGAGTGGCTCCAGGATCATGTGGTTCCTGGTTGCCCAGGGCAACTGCTTTCCGTCCTCGCTGGATTGGTGGAGGAGAAAATGGGCGGATCCTCAGGAGCG ttgTACAGTCTGTTTCTCACCGCCGCAGCTGGTCATGTGACCGAGGAGAAGACCAACGGCGCCGCCTGGGCTGCTGCAGTGCATGCTGGGACGCAAGCCATGAGAAG ATACGGAGGTGCTGACCCTGGAGACAGAACGATG CTGGATGCTTTGTGTCCGGCTGCCGATGAGCTCATGAAGCTAACTGCAGCACCACCTGCTGGACAGATGGCTGTGCTACATGCAGCTGTGGAG